The following proteins are encoded in a genomic region of Pectinophora gossypiella chromosome 6, ilPecGoss1.1, whole genome shotgun sequence:
- the LOC126367905 gene encoding PE-PGRS family protein PE_PGRS18-like — protein MKKSFLIVLLLFAIICTDGKKLSKSRSSSSSRGSSRKTYNPQPTSSASAAQPSAPKPSLFGWQEKPAQSKSSAPRQSQQPKQTQTHSYPSSNTGLSGGGQAKQPATHQESVQKSSVPQSASGQQTPQQSHSYPASSNGLSGSSSGAGYPQQQGGLSGAGAAPPPYSAAGGTGYHQGPPPAYSSAGGYPKQQGTGVAGTGAAAPPPYSGGNYGTNAGGNYGGNYHHPAPPPPYSPNYGGYGGHGGYGGHGGYGGYGGYGGSYSPMHTPQMPGYFGNYGNKGYGGVSRGSSILSGVGIAGAGVGTILTGLALWNLARSTGQSHHTVIYDNRGQPVAVAPNNSTEPVADPILGNLVNCTLTISNNDATEILGIPCAIATSFTPEADVKDAGVGKDPNDNTKCTITVVTKEGKEFSTTIPCSTLLNTAAENNVTEPPLINNGTEVINGPMVPPADPYANVPVPPAIPQSLPLAGNGDIKNLNCTPEQGEVRDPINPCFTLANNLTVIPLAPSGDIPSPTTAPSA, from the coding sequence ATGAAAAAATCATTCTTAATAGTGTTATTGCTCTTTGCAATAATTTGCACTGACGGAAAGAAGTTATCTAAAAGTCGGAGCTCTAGTTCGAGCCGCGGGTCCAGCAGGAAAACTTATAATCCACAGCCAACATCAAGTGCAAGTGCAGCGCAGCCATCAGCGCCCAAACCATCACTATTTGGATGGCAGGAAAAACCTGCCCAGAGCAAGTCATCGGCACCGAGGCAGTCTCAGCAGCCGAAGCAAACTCAGACACATTCGTACCCGTCGAGTAACACCGGTTTGTCCGGTGGTGGTCAGGCCAAGCAACCTGCGACTCATCAGGAAAGTGTTCAGAAAAGCAGTGTACCACAAAGTGCATCAGGTCAACAAACGCCCCAACAGAGTCACTCGTATCCTGCTTCGTCAAACGGTTTGTCAGGTAGTTCCAGTGGCGCAGGGTATCCACAACAACAAGGAGGGCTGTCCGGTGCAGGCGCCGCGCCGCCACCGTACAGCGCCGCTGGAGGGACTGGTTATCACCAGGGCCCACCTCCTGCTTATTCCAGCGCGGGAGGCTACCCCAAGCAGCAGGGCACTGGAGTGGCTGGGACTGGTGCAGCGGCTCCTCCACCTTACAGCGGAGGAAATTATGGAACTAATGCCGGTGGAAATTACGGCGGCAATTATCATCACCCAGCTCCACCGCCACCTTACTCGCCGAACTATGGTGGATACGGAGGTCATGGAGGTTACGGAGGGCATGGTGGGTACGGAGGATACGGAGGATATGGAGGATCTTACAGTCCCATGCATACACCGCAGATGCCTGGGTACTTCGGAAATTATGGAAACAAAGGCTACGGTGGTGTCAGTCGCGGTAGTAGCATTCTCTCCGGGGTGGGCATAGCCGGTGCAGGTGTGGGCACCATACTTACAGGCCTTGCCTTGTGGAACTTAGCCCGTTCAACGGGTCAGTCGCATCACACCGTCATCTACGATAACAGGGGTCAACCCGTAGCAGTCGCACCAAATAACAGTACCGAACCTGTGGCAGATCCGATTTTGGGAAATCTTGTCAATTGTACTCTGACTATTAGCAATAACGATGCAACTGAAATTTTAGGAATTCCTTGCGCTATCGCTACTTCTTTTACTCCGGAGGCAGATGTGAAAGATGCAGGAGTAGGTAAAGATCCAAACGACAACACGAAATGTACAATTACAGTCGTCACTAAGGAGGGTAAAGAATTCAGTACAACTATTCCTTGTTCTACTCTTCTCAACACAGCGGCTGAAAACAACGTTACCGAGCCTCCTTTGATTAATAATGGAACAGAGGTGATTAATGGTCCTATGGTTCCGCCGGCTGATCCGTATGCGAATGTGCCCGTCCCACCAGCAATTCCTCAGTCTCTGCCGCTTGCAGGCAACGGAGatataaaaaatttaaactgCACACCGGAGCAAGGGGAAGTTAGGGATCCAATTAACCCGTGTTTTACGTTAGCCAATAATTTAACAGTGATTCCATTAGCACCCAGTGGTGACATTCCGTCTCCCACAACTGCCCCTAGTGCTTAG
- the LOC126367893 gene encoding MICAL-like protein 1 isoform X2 translates to MSERKGTKALELWCKRLVKDCPEVQIDNMTTSWRNGVAFCALVHHFRPDLIDMAKLKPENIYENNQLAFSIAEKHLGIPSLLDPEDMVENEVPDRLSILTYLSQFYQRLGHTVNTKSTESESKLQSPSSTQSTAPIKFGKAGLDKCAACGLPVYLAQRLIVSHKLYHRRCFRCSKCSGHLNPKNFEVIEGSDFSCDSCKNEKTLSKFLNNNDQMGMLAFSDDLSEQKPDDPIEEPISPKHRARPQSILEKISMFENNVEKDTSIDNKLGSLSLKDTSSKHKEISTSSNFSSTSGAQGDPFENIITETDSKSPYEKEILNNDSENILKKSPEKVYKSNINKFNFLQTQLSGDVIELDSNMDDSDVVTPENKTEDCCIDKDEETSDINKSDIDNDIKNNVLKEEKNITDDIRLAKTHNVSDADCPSLEESDINQADVIITVPPRRKKLLNSPEKRSENNVKKDIEQKKEDVVYPDHLNPFSDDEDEDDKPQQQAPKKVSTNPFGSSDEEDDEVPPIQRAPAVPAGRSTTPVKRLIAANPFWSDDEEPSSDEETHNESSKMYDSSLATSTPNLPSSTPRRKKGRAPPPPSIRVIEPNMAPATSMDDVASLSSLSSYNSTIHSDQKSVGKITPRLKKRLAPTPPDSLSTVSGGAGSLEKGVDSIGRHNSSNTSDGTLRKAKGPAPGLPLPERREVKMQISPEELQVQLDLLETQQLGLERQGVLIETMIRDKCDEASSVPQEEVEDLVIQLCELVNEKNDLFRKQTELMYIRRQQRLEQEQADIEHEIRVIQSRPAVNRIDADKAREEQLVARLVQIVRMRDELVQQIDAERRRERQEDLAIAASIASKRAQRNSDSNSSSMKSGEVAATPKKNKVKDKMKKQFKKAKHSLISKKKDDSGDNKKEDKPEKEKKSK, encoded by the exons atgtcTGAAAGGAAGGGTACTAAAGCGCTGGAGTTGTGGTGTAAGCGTTTGGTGAAAGATTGTCCTGAAGTGCAAATAGATAACATGACTACATCATGGAGAAATGGTGTAGCGTTTTGCGCCTTGGTACACCACTTTAGACCTGAcctaat TGATATGGCCAAACTAAAGCCAgaaaatatatatgaaaacaatCAACTGGCATTCAGTATTGCAGAGAAACATTTGGGCATACCATCACTTTTGGATCCTGAGGATATGGTTGAGAATGAAGTCCCTGACAGATTATCAATACTGACTTATTTATCTCAGTTTTATCAACGTCTAGGGCATACAG TGAACACAAAGTCCACAGAAAGCGAGTCGAAGTTGCAATCACCATCATCCACCCAATCCACT GCACCAATCAAGTTTGGAAAGGCAGGCCTAGACAAGTGCGCTGCATGCGGCCTGCCTGTGTACCTAGCGCAAAGACTCATAGTGTCGCATAAACTGTACCACAGGAGATGTTTCCGTTGTTCCAAGTGTTCTGGACACTTGAACCCCAAGAATTTCGAAGTAATTGAAGGATCTGACTTTTCTTGTGATAGttgtaaaaatgaaaaaacTTTATCGAAATTCCTTAATAATAATGATCAAATGGGCATGCTGGCATTTAGTGATGATTTGTCTGAACAAAAGCCAGATGACCCAATAGAAGAACCTATTAGCCCCAAACACAGGGCGAGACCACAgtcaattttag aaaaaataaGCATGTTTGAGAATAATGTAGAAAAAGACACAAGTATTGATAATAAATTAGGAAGTCTATCTTTAAAAGACACAAGTAGTAAGCATAAAGAAATAAGTACATCTAGTAATTTTAGTAGCACCAGCGGCGCACAAGGTGACCcttttgaaaatattataacaGAAACTGATTCAAAATCTCCATATGAAAAGGAGATTTTAAATAATGACagtgaaaatatacttaaaaaatcacCAGAAAAAGTGTATaaaagtaacataaataaatttaatttcttaCAAACACAACTTTCGGGAGATGTTATAGAGCTTGACAGTAATATGGATGACTCTGACGTGGTCACGCCTGAGAACAAAACGGAAGACTGTTGCATTGATAAAGACGAAGAAACAAGTGATattaataagagtgatattgataatgatattaaaaacaatgtaCTTAAAGAGGAGAAAAATATAACTGATGATATTAGATTGGCTAAGACTCATAATGTATCTGATGCTGACTGTCCTTCTCTAGAAGAGAGTGACATAAACCAGGCAGATGTGATCATAACAGTACCGCCACGACGGAAAAAACTACTTAACTCTCCAGAAAAGAgatctgaaaataatgtaaagaaagatattgaacaaaaaaaagaagatgtAGTGTACCCGGATCATTTAAACCCTTTTTCCGACGATGAGGATGAG gaTGATAAGCCACAGCAGCAAGCACCTAAAAAAGTGAGCACGAATCCTTTTGGAAGCAGCGATGAAGAGGACGATGAAGTGCCGCCTATACAACGCGCCCCCGCCGTGCCTGCCGGACGCTCAACTACTCCTGT CAAACGCCTCATCGCCGCCAATCCGTTCTGGTCTGACGATGAAGAACCGTCATCTGATGAGGAAACTCATAACGaaag TTCGAAAATGTACGATTCTTCTCTGGCAACGAGTACCCCGAATTTGCCGTCGAGTACTCCGCGACGTAAGAAGGGCAGGGCACCCCCGCCCCCTTCCATCAGGGTCATTGAACCCAACATGGCGCCGGCCACGTCGATGGACGACGTCGCTAGCCTGTCGTCTCTCAGCTCCTACAACTCCACTATACATTCTGATCAG AAATCGGTGGGCAAAATTACTCCACGGCTGAAAAAGCGTCTGGCTCCTACTCCACCGGACAGTCTCTCCACTGTGTCTGGTGGAGCTGGCTCGTTAGAAAAAGGTGTGGACTCCATCGGCCGACACAACTCTTCCAACACCTCGGATG GTACGTTACGAAAGGCAAAAGGCCCCGCGCCAGGGTTGCCTTTGCCGGAGCGACGTGAGGTGAAGATGCAAATATCGCCGGAGGAACTTCAAGTACAACTGGACCTACTGGAGACCCAGCAGCTAGGTCTGGAGCGGCAGGGCGTGCTCATCGAGACCATGATCCGCGACAAGT GTGACGAGGCGTCTTCTGTGCCGCAAGAGGAAGTCGAAGATTTAGTAATCCAACTGTGCGAACTAGTCAATGAGAAAAACGACCTATTCAGGAAGCAAACTGAATTGATGTACAT CCGTCGGCAGCAACGGTTGGAGCAAGAACAGGCCGATATCGAACATGAGATCAGGGTGATACAATCGCGACCAGCCGTCAACCGTATCGACGCGGACAAG GCGCGTGAGGAGCAACTAGTGGCACGGTTGGTGCAGATAGTGCGCATGCGCGACGAACTGGTTCAACAGATCGATGCGGAACGCCGGCGCGAGCGGCAGGAGGACCTCGCCATCGCCGCCTCCATCGCCTCCAAGAGAG CTCAAAGAAACAGCGACTCAAACAGTTCGTCGATGAAATCCGGCGAAGTCGCTGCAACGCCCAAGAAAAACAAAGTTAAAGACAAAATGAAAAAGCAATTCAAGAAAGCAAAACATTCGTTAATTTCTAAGAAAAAAGATGATTCTGGTGATAATAAAAAGGAAGACAAACCAGAGAAGGAAAAGAAGTCAAAGTAA
- the LOC126367927 gene encoding uncharacterized protein LOC126367927 — protein MMYLLVLLAASLVAANAIPLGIDTQNVVTVPPNCPDGQEYINGQCRDVWPSFIDTSNVVVVPPNCPAGQQLINGVCRDVWRQGSLDIHMLVPQPYLAPSINTDFLAAIENALKEKLPRKEKRQTDGAEEDLQPQQSQADLQVHNIISVPNQCPNGSRPDGLGICRPIFD, from the exons ATGATGTATTTGCTAGTTTTACTAGCCGCGTCGTTGGTGGCAGCAAATGCTATACCACTTGGTATTGATACCCAAAATGTGGTGACTGTCCCTCCGAACTGCCCTGACGGACAGGAGTACATCAACGGCCAGTGCCGTGACGTGTGGCCGAGTTTTATAGATACGTCCAATGTGGTGGTGGTGCCACCGAATTGCCCGGCCGGCCAGCAGCTGATCAACGGCGTATGCCGCGACGTCTGGAGGCAAGGGTCTCTCGACATTCATATGCTCGTACCTCAACCTTACCTTGCACCTTCCAT AAATACTGATTTCCTGGCCGCCATTGAAAATGCTTTGAAGGAAAAGCTCCCGAGGAAAGAAAAAAGACAAACTGATGGTGCGGAGGAAGATTTACAACCACAACAGTCCCAAGCAGATTTACAGGTCCATAACATTATAAGTGTGCCCAACCAGTGTCCAAATGGTTCTAGGCCTGATGGATTAGGCATTTGTCGACCAATCTTTGATTAA
- the LOC126367893 gene encoding MICAL-like protein 1 isoform X1, translating into MSERKGTKALELWCKRLVKDCPEVQIDNMTTSWRNGVAFCALVHHFRPDLIDMAKLKPENIYENNQLAFSIAEKHLGIPSLLDPEDMVENEVPDRLSILTYLSQFYQRLGHTVNTKSTESESKLQSPSSTQSTAPIKFGKAGLDKCAACGLPVYLAQRLIVSHKLYHRRCFRCSKCSGHLNPKNFEVIEGSDFSCDSCKNEKTLSKFLNNNDQMGMLAFSDDLSEQKPDDPIEEPISPKHRARPQSILEKISMFENNVEKDTSIDNKLGSLSLKDTSSKHKEISTSSNFSSTSGAQGDPFENIITETDSKSPYEKEILNNDSENILKKSPEKVYKSNINKFNFLQTQLSGDVIELDSNMDDSDVVTPENKTEDCCIDKDEETSDINKSDIDNDIKNNVLKEEKNITDDIRLAKTHNVSDADCPSLEESDINQADVIITVPPRRKKLLNSPEKRSENNVKKDIEQKKEDVVYPDHLNPFSDDEDEDDKPQQQAPKKVSTNPFGSSDEEDDEVPPIQRAPAVPAGRSTTPVKRLIAANPFWSDDEEPSSDEETHNESSKMYDSSLATSTPNLPSSTPRRKKGRAPPPPSIRVIEPNMAPATSMDDVASLSSLSSYNSTIHSDQKSVGKITPRLKKRLAPTPPDSLSTVSGGAGSLEKGVDSIGRHNSSNTSDGTLRKAKGPAPGLPLPERREVKMQISPEELQVQLDLLETQQLGLERQGVLIETMIRDKCEGDEASSVPQEEVEDLVIQLCELVNEKNDLFRKQTELMYIRRQQRLEQEQADIEHEIRVIQSRPAVNRIDADKAREEQLVARLVQIVRMRDELVQQIDAERRRERQEDLAIAASIASKRAQRNSDSNSSSMKSGEVAATPKKNKVKDKMKKQFKKAKHSLISKKKDDSGDNKKEDKPEKEKKSK; encoded by the exons atgtcTGAAAGGAAGGGTACTAAAGCGCTGGAGTTGTGGTGTAAGCGTTTGGTGAAAGATTGTCCTGAAGTGCAAATAGATAACATGACTACATCATGGAGAAATGGTGTAGCGTTTTGCGCCTTGGTACACCACTTTAGACCTGAcctaat TGATATGGCCAAACTAAAGCCAgaaaatatatatgaaaacaatCAACTGGCATTCAGTATTGCAGAGAAACATTTGGGCATACCATCACTTTTGGATCCTGAGGATATGGTTGAGAATGAAGTCCCTGACAGATTATCAATACTGACTTATTTATCTCAGTTTTATCAACGTCTAGGGCATACAG TGAACACAAAGTCCACAGAAAGCGAGTCGAAGTTGCAATCACCATCATCCACCCAATCCACT GCACCAATCAAGTTTGGAAAGGCAGGCCTAGACAAGTGCGCTGCATGCGGCCTGCCTGTGTACCTAGCGCAAAGACTCATAGTGTCGCATAAACTGTACCACAGGAGATGTTTCCGTTGTTCCAAGTGTTCTGGACACTTGAACCCCAAGAATTTCGAAGTAATTGAAGGATCTGACTTTTCTTGTGATAGttgtaaaaatgaaaaaacTTTATCGAAATTCCTTAATAATAATGATCAAATGGGCATGCTGGCATTTAGTGATGATTTGTCTGAACAAAAGCCAGATGACCCAATAGAAGAACCTATTAGCCCCAAACACAGGGCGAGACCACAgtcaattttag aaaaaataaGCATGTTTGAGAATAATGTAGAAAAAGACACAAGTATTGATAATAAATTAGGAAGTCTATCTTTAAAAGACACAAGTAGTAAGCATAAAGAAATAAGTACATCTAGTAATTTTAGTAGCACCAGCGGCGCACAAGGTGACCcttttgaaaatattataacaGAAACTGATTCAAAATCTCCATATGAAAAGGAGATTTTAAATAATGACagtgaaaatatacttaaaaaatcacCAGAAAAAGTGTATaaaagtaacataaataaatttaatttcttaCAAACACAACTTTCGGGAGATGTTATAGAGCTTGACAGTAATATGGATGACTCTGACGTGGTCACGCCTGAGAACAAAACGGAAGACTGTTGCATTGATAAAGACGAAGAAACAAGTGATattaataagagtgatattgataatgatattaaaaacaatgtaCTTAAAGAGGAGAAAAATATAACTGATGATATTAGATTGGCTAAGACTCATAATGTATCTGATGCTGACTGTCCTTCTCTAGAAGAGAGTGACATAAACCAGGCAGATGTGATCATAACAGTACCGCCACGACGGAAAAAACTACTTAACTCTCCAGAAAAGAgatctgaaaataatgtaaagaaagatattgaacaaaaaaaagaagatgtAGTGTACCCGGATCATTTAAACCCTTTTTCCGACGATGAGGATGAG gaTGATAAGCCACAGCAGCAAGCACCTAAAAAAGTGAGCACGAATCCTTTTGGAAGCAGCGATGAAGAGGACGATGAAGTGCCGCCTATACAACGCGCCCCCGCCGTGCCTGCCGGACGCTCAACTACTCCTGT CAAACGCCTCATCGCCGCCAATCCGTTCTGGTCTGACGATGAAGAACCGTCATCTGATGAGGAAACTCATAACGaaag TTCGAAAATGTACGATTCTTCTCTGGCAACGAGTACCCCGAATTTGCCGTCGAGTACTCCGCGACGTAAGAAGGGCAGGGCACCCCCGCCCCCTTCCATCAGGGTCATTGAACCCAACATGGCGCCGGCCACGTCGATGGACGACGTCGCTAGCCTGTCGTCTCTCAGCTCCTACAACTCCACTATACATTCTGATCAG AAATCGGTGGGCAAAATTACTCCACGGCTGAAAAAGCGTCTGGCTCCTACTCCACCGGACAGTCTCTCCACTGTGTCTGGTGGAGCTGGCTCGTTAGAAAAAGGTGTGGACTCCATCGGCCGACACAACTCTTCCAACACCTCGGATG GTACGTTACGAAAGGCAAAAGGCCCCGCGCCAGGGTTGCCTTTGCCGGAGCGACGTGAGGTGAAGATGCAAATATCGCCGGAGGAACTTCAAGTACAACTGGACCTACTGGAGACCCAGCAGCTAGGTCTGGAGCGGCAGGGCGTGCTCATCGAGACCATGATCCGCGACAAGTGTGAGG GTGACGAGGCGTCTTCTGTGCCGCAAGAGGAAGTCGAAGATTTAGTAATCCAACTGTGCGAACTAGTCAATGAGAAAAACGACCTATTCAGGAAGCAAACTGAATTGATGTACAT CCGTCGGCAGCAACGGTTGGAGCAAGAACAGGCCGATATCGAACATGAGATCAGGGTGATACAATCGCGACCAGCCGTCAACCGTATCGACGCGGACAAG GCGCGTGAGGAGCAACTAGTGGCACGGTTGGTGCAGATAGTGCGCATGCGCGACGAACTGGTTCAACAGATCGATGCGGAACGCCGGCGCGAGCGGCAGGAGGACCTCGCCATCGCCGCCTCCATCGCCTCCAAGAGAG CTCAAAGAAACAGCGACTCAAACAGTTCGTCGATGAAATCCGGCGAAGTCGCTGCAACGCCCAAGAAAAACAAAGTTAAAGACAAAATGAAAAAGCAATTCAAGAAAGCAAAACATTCGTTAATTTCTAAGAAAAAAGATGATTCTGGTGATAATAAAAAGGAAGACAAACCAGAGAAGGAAAAGAAGTCAAAGTAA
- the LOC126367909 gene encoding nuclear cap-binding protein subunit 3-like — protein MEKEDGEMSDDNAMVVDDIKEEFTAKQHANHTVLYKAAKNGLIIETLEKIDATKLEERAKRFGLNLSGNRVVTQTQIDELYTKSGIESGNERHFRFDTLHLNGVDGLTTRDIFEYLEDYKPVSLEIIDDVSCNIVCQDHISAALALLVHSREIRNEQLKEMISEKSQYHWREGMPHPKKDLILMRFATNGDKKVSKKKTERPQHSDEYYDQSMDPISKNPWGDLCKSWGVYDHQEVFQRKLPKNDYEDDIEEPVEVIQVKNKRLAMRLGKRSHNVDYSEDSNSDSEWKKKTKTPRMRMHADDEESKQKKKRHLKQISEDEDSYDDTDKADKYAPLSIEVVNSRSSYTPRETTKLSDKFKSRTDKSETSTKRVNVLSRLGVKVTPAGRSWSDDASSDESDHNVSSRVQKVKSMAKSTSSVWSRLETKESSHNDLRQVLKSRKDKKPDDIRLRPDDLRDRIRKSKKTNLRIEIDND, from the exons ATGGAAAAAGAAGACGGGGAAATGAGTGATGATAATGCAATGGTTGTTGACGATATCAAGGAAGAGTTTACTGCAAAACAACATGCAAATCATACTGTG TTGTATAAAGCAGCTAAGAATGGACTAATTATTGAAACGTTGGAAAAGATTGACGCTACCAAGTTAGAAGAGCGAGCCAAGCGTTTTGGTTTGAATTTGTCTGGCAATAGAGTGGTTACTCAAACACAAATTGATGAACTATATACCAAATCTGGCATTGAAAGTGGGAATGAACGGCATTTTCGTTTTGATACCCTACATCTAAATGGGGTGGATGGTTTGACAACCAGagatatatttgaatatttagAAGACTACAAGCCAGTATCATTAGAAATCATTGATGATGTGTCGT gtaacaTTGTGTGTCAAGACCATATTTCTGCTGCTTTGGCTCTGTTGGTACATTCTCGTGAGATTAGAAATGAACAATTGAAAGAGATGATTAGTGAGAAATCACAGTATCACTGGAGAGAAGGAATGCCGCATCCTAAAAAAGATTTGATACTAATGCGATTTGCTACAAATGGTGATAAAAAGGTATCTAAAAAGAAGACTGAAAGACCTCAACACTCAGATGAATATTATGATCAAAGCATGGATCCAATAAGTAAAAATCCTTGGGGTGATTTATGTAAATCATGGGGAGTATATGACCACCAGGAAGTTTTTCAACGTAAACTTCCTAAAAATGATTATGAAGATGATATTGAAGAACCCGTTGAGGTAATACAAGTTAAAAACAAAAGATTGGCAATGCGTCTTGGGAAAAGAAGTCACAATGTTGATTATTCTGAAGATAGTAATTCTGACTCTGAATGGAAGAAAAAGACTAAAACTCCTAGAATGAGAATGCATGCTGATGATGAAGAATCAAAACAGAAGAAAAAGAGACATCTGAAACAAATATCAGAAGATGAGGACAGTTACGATGACACAGATAAGGCAGACAAATATGCTCCCTTATCTATTGAAGTTGTCAACTCAAGGAGTAGTTATACTCCTAGGGAAACTACAAAAttatctgacaaattcaaaagtcGAACTGATAAAAGTGAAACAAGCACAAAAAGAGTTAATGTACTATCACGTTTAGGTGTCAAGGTGACTCCAGCAGGAAGAAGCTGGTCAGATGATGCATCATCAGATGAATCAGATCATAATGTTTCTAGCAGGGTACAGAAAGTAAAAAGTATGGCGAAGAGTACTTCTAGTGTTTGGTCAAGATTAGAAACTAAAGAAAGCAGTCACAATGATTTACGACAAGTTCTAAAATCAAGAAAAGATAAAAAGCCTGATGACATAAGACTAAGACCTGATGACTTAAGAGATAGAATAAGAAAatcaaaaaaaactaatttacgTATTGAAATAGATAATGACTag
- the LOC126367917 gene encoding polymerase delta-interacting protein 3-like: MSSYVDMSLEDIIQKKRRENLRGKGPMKGKPNRNPPPARRLPIADARNKIISKKRNQITDAREKLAELAKQKDARLKLEQLRRKRAISQGQGRVFQTQHGKLMRNPPREKEIVFGDPSRQVVSQPFSRARMQMKRQLNNNRLLESRPVSSRATYDKAPRLKPILRTVENDLEMIDDPMGEEFRSPKSSVLNRKANLQLRIVAHNNDARGGRTSAMHRLSTPDKEKSPPRPPSILKKRPMAALRSEKKTEKSEKPAMEYRIIVSNLKSSVTGGDIEELFGDVGGMLESRLVRPGTAEVIYKTLEDAQRAVELYHNRQLDAQPMNCLLVTPRSSTAAGPARNGNKPGLYSTNSNVEPDISTFHKVLFSNF; encoded by the exons ATGTCATCGTACGTAGACATGAGTTTGGAAGACATTATTCAGAAGAAAAGAAGAGAAAATTTACG AGGCAAAGGTCCAATGAAAGGTAAACCTAATCGTAACCCACCTCCCGCACGGCGCCTACCCATAGCAGATGCTAGAAATAAAATCATATCAAAAAAGAGGAATCAAATTACGGATGCTCGGGAAAAATTAGCAGAACTTGCAAAGCAAAAGGATGCTCGTTTGAAACTGGAACAATTGAGAAGAAAAAGG GCTATATCACAAGGGCAAGGCAGAGTCTTCCAAACACAACATGGGAAACTTATGAGGAACCCACCTAGAGAGAAAGAGATAG TGTTTGGTGATCCATCAAGACAGGTAGTGTCACAACCGTTTTCCCGTGCTAGAATGCAAATGAAACGGCAGCTAAATAATAACAGACTGCTGGAAAGCAGACCAGTTTCTTCTAGAGCCACATATG atAAAGCTCCTAGACTGAAACCTATCTTGAGGACTGTTGAAAATGATcttgaaatgattgatgatcCTATGGGAGAGGAATTTAGGTCACCAAAATCTTCCGTGCTCAATCGCAAAGCAAATCTGCAACTTAGAATTGTTGCTCACAATAATGATGCTAGAGGAGGTAGAACTTCTGCAATGCACAG ACTGAGTACACCTGATAAAGAAAAAAGTCCACCAAGACCCCCATCAATTTTGAAAAAGCGTCCAATGGCTGCTTTGAGATCTGAGAAGAAAACTGAAAAGTCTGAAAAGCCTGCCATGGAGTACCGAATTATTGTAAGCAACTTAAAAAGTTCTGTCACCGGTGGTGATATTGAG GAGCTTTTTGGTGATGTAGGAGGCATGCTAGAGTCTCGCTTGGTTCGGCCAGGTACTGCTGAAGTAATATACAAGACATTAGAAGATGCCCAGAGAGCTGTAGAGCTATATCACAACCGACAGTTGGATGCTCAACCTATGAATTGTCTTCTGGTCACCCCACGATCCTCTACTGCAGCAGGCCCCGCAAG GAATGGAAACAAACCAGGACTATACAGCACAAACTCAAATGTGGAGCCAGATATTTCTACTTTCCACAAAGTTTTGTTTAGTAATTTTTAA